The Comamonas testosteroni genome contains the following window.
GATGCACGCGCGGCCATGCAGGCCGCCGCCCAAGCGCCACGCGGCCGGCTGCGTGTGAGCCTGCCCACCATCGGCTACCGTTTTCTGCTGCCCGTGCTGCCCGAATTCCAGGCCCGCTATCCCGAAGTCGAGCTGGATCTGGACTTCAACGACCATCTGGTCGATGTCGTCGAAGCCGGCCTCGATGTGGTCATCCGTAGCGGCGAGCTGGCCGATTCGCGGCTGGTGGCGCGCCGACTCGGACCGTTTCGCTTCATTCTCGCGGCCTCGCCGGCCTATCTGGCCGAACGCGGTCTGCCGCTGACGCCGGCCGACCTTGCCCGACACTCCAGCCTGCGCTATCGCTTTCTGAACAGCGGCAAGCTCGAGGAGTGGACGCTGCCCGGGCTGCCGGCCATGCCCATCTCCCTGGTCTGCAACAACATGGAAGCCATGCTGGGCGCAGCCGTCTCAGGCCTGGGCCTGGCCTATATGCCCGACTTCCTGGCCCGCGACGCACTGGCGCGCGGCGAACTCAGGCAAGTGCTGGCCGAGCAGCTCACGCATAGCGGGCAGTTCTCGGCACTCTGGCCCTCCAGCCGCCAGCTCTCGCCCAAGGTCCGGGCCTTTGTGGACTTTGCGAGCGAGCGGCTGTTCAAGGGCTAGCCTTAGAACGTGCTTACGATCTCTACGCAGCCGCGTTGGTGCGCAATCGGGATGAGTT
Protein-coding sequences here:
- a CDS encoding LysR family transcriptional regulator encodes the protein MDSFSGLESFVRAADLLSFAEAGRALGISASAVGKNVARLEQQLGLRLFHRTTRQVRLTQEGTLFHERCRRILDELHDARAAMQAAAQAPRGRLRVSLPTIGYRFLLPVLPEFQARYPEVELDLDFNDHLVDVVEAGLDVVIRSGELADSRLVARRLGPFRFILAASPAYLAERGLPLTPADLARHSSLRYRFLNSGKLEEWTLPGLPAMPISLVCNNMEAMLGAAVSGLGLAYMPDFLARDALARGELRQVLAEQLTHSGQFSALWPSSRQLSPKVRAFVDFASERLFKG